From Paraflavitalea devenefica, the proteins below share one genomic window:
- a CDS encoding DUF5107 domain-containing protein, with protein sequence MSVKAWIEKITIPTYRIGEPEKNPMFLEKRVYQGSSGVVYPHPVIEKIADEKQDQEYTAVYLENEYLLIMVLPELGGRIQRAYDKVRKRDFVYYNQTIKPALVGLAGPWISGGIEFNWPQHHRPSTFSPVDYTIEEQEDGSKTVWVNETELMFRTKGMAGFTLYPGKAYLEIKGRLFNRSPFTQTFLWWANPAVKVNEHYQSVFPPDVYAVFDHGKRDVSDFPIATGTYYKVNYAPGTDISKYSTIPVPTSYMAIRSGYDFMGCYEHDIQAGMLHVADHHVSPGKKQWTWGNGDFGYAWDRNLTDEDGPYIELMTGVFTDNQPDFSWLQPNEVKSFEQYFMPYTLVGAVKNATKEAMLNLEVAGNTLHIKVYATALYKNAKVTLWQNGKEVKTYTATISPEQVFTESYTTGSPVEIAGWKLSVTDNNGHELVSWQSEAIAEKKEIPAAATAAKLPAEIEQVEELFLNGLHLEQYRHATFNPVDYYEEALRRSPGDVRCNNAMGLLLLRRGQFSKAEPYFRKAIATLTTRNPNPYDGEPYYNLGWSLLMQDRLSDAYEAFYKATWNDAWQHSGFLMLARIAAKQQRYESALAHINKALIRNYHSHTARHIKAALLRKLNRPQEALQLMEESIAIDPFNTGCWFECHLIHKQLGDQAAATNALQQVQRLMRNDRNNYLELSLDYAHTGLYAEAGELLSLFINNNGAVSPLVYYYKGWYALQDKLPAIAAGHFATAGRQNPDGCFPNKIEEVLILQAALTVNPADAVAAYALGNFWYDKRQYAEAVQCWEQSAVANNTFPTVYRNLSLAYYNKLHDKQQALALLEKAFAFDTTDARVLMELDQLYKIMGYSLEERLALLDQYPHLVEQRDDLYLEKITLHNSKGEFEKAKALLASRRFHPWEGGEGKVVGQFLLCHIELAKQALLRGDYREAIALLSALEQYPENLGEGKLYGFPENDIHYLLGCAYEGLQDDAKAAASFKQATVGVSEPVQAIYYNDPQPDKIVYQALAWRKLGEPAKADAIFNKFIAFGEQHINDSIRIDYFAVSLPDMLVFDIDINRRNKIHCIYLVALGHLGLGNETKALTLLQEVLTMEINHQGAATHLKMAPFFAGSVAVTG encoded by the coding sequence ATGAGCGTAAAAGCCTGGATTGAAAAAATAACCATACCTACCTACCGGATTGGTGAGCCTGAAAAGAACCCGATGTTTTTGGAAAAACGGGTGTACCAGGGCAGTAGCGGCGTAGTATACCCACACCCGGTGATTGAGAAAATTGCCGATGAGAAACAGGACCAGGAGTACACTGCGGTGTACCTCGAAAATGAATACCTGCTCATTATGGTATTGCCCGAATTGGGAGGGCGTATACAACGGGCGTATGACAAAGTGCGCAAGCGCGATTTTGTGTATTATAACCAGACAATAAAACCAGCACTGGTAGGATTGGCGGGCCCCTGGATATCAGGCGGCATTGAATTCAACTGGCCGCAACACCACCGGCCCAGCACCTTCAGTCCGGTAGATTATACAATAGAAGAACAGGAAGACGGCAGCAAGACCGTGTGGGTCAATGAAACGGAACTGATGTTCCGTACCAAAGGTATGGCTGGCTTTACCCTGTACCCCGGCAAAGCCTACCTTGAAATAAAGGGCCGGTTGTTTAACCGCTCGCCATTTACACAAACATTCCTGTGGTGGGCCAACCCCGCCGTGAAAGTGAATGAGCACTATCAATCCGTTTTTCCGCCGGATGTATATGCCGTGTTTGATCATGGAAAGCGGGATGTGTCCGACTTCCCCATTGCTACGGGCACTTATTATAAAGTGAACTATGCGCCGGGCACCGACATCTCTAAATACAGCACCATTCCTGTACCCACTTCCTATATGGCTATCCGTTCGGGCTATGATTTCATGGGCTGCTACGAGCACGATATCCAGGCGGGTATGCTGCACGTGGCCGATCACCATGTATCACCGGGCAAAAAACAATGGACCTGGGGCAACGGTGATTTTGGTTATGCGTGGGACCGTAACCTGACCGATGAAGATGGACCCTATATTGAATTGATGACAGGCGTGTTTACGGATAACCAGCCCGACTTTAGCTGGCTGCAGCCCAATGAAGTAAAAAGCTTTGAGCAATACTTCATGCCTTACACCCTGGTGGGAGCGGTGAAGAATGCCACGAAGGAAGCCATGCTCAATTTGGAAGTAGCCGGCAATACCTTGCATATAAAAGTATATGCCACGGCCCTGTATAAAAATGCAAAGGTTACCTTATGGCAGAATGGCAAGGAAGTAAAAACCTATACAGCCACCATCTCGCCCGAACAGGTGTTTACAGAAAGTTATACAACGGGTTCACCGGTTGAAATAGCTGGGTGGAAACTGTCGGTGACTGATAACAATGGCCATGAATTGGTAAGCTGGCAATCCGAAGCAATAGCGGAAAAGAAGGAAATACCTGCTGCGGCAACAGCGGCAAAGCTGCCGGCGGAAATAGAACAGGTGGAAGAACTCTTTTTGAATGGCTTGCACCTGGAGCAGTACCGGCATGCCACCTTTAACCCGGTAGACTATTACGAAGAAGCATTGAGAAGAAGTCCGGGCGATGTACGTTGTAACAATGCCATGGGGTTATTGTTGTTGCGCCGCGGACAATTCAGCAAGGCCGAACCTTATTTCAGAAAAGCGATCGCCACCTTAACTACCCGGAATCCCAATCCTTATGATGGGGAACCGTATTACAACCTGGGCTGGTCATTACTGATGCAGGACCGGCTGAGTGATGCGTATGAAGCCTTCTATAAAGCTACCTGGAATGATGCCTGGCAACACAGCGGGTTCCTGATGCTGGCGCGGATTGCAGCGAAGCAACAGCGGTATGAAAGCGCGTTGGCACACATCAATAAAGCATTGATCAGGAATTACCACAGCCATACGGCCCGGCACATAAAAGCAGCTTTGTTGCGGAAGCTGAACAGACCACAGGAAGCCTTGCAGCTCATGGAGGAATCTATTGCGATTGATCCGTTTAATACCGGTTGCTGGTTCGAGTGCCACCTGATCCATAAACAACTGGGCGATCAGGCAGCAGCCACAAATGCCTTGCAACAGGTACAACGCCTGATGCGGAACGACAGGAACAATTACCTGGAGCTGTCGCTCGATTATGCGCATACGGGACTATATGCCGAGGCAGGCGAGTTACTCTCCCTGTTCATCAACAACAATGGTGCGGTGTCGCCCCTGGTGTATTATTACAAAGGATGGTATGCTTTGCAGGACAAGTTACCCGCCATAGCAGCCGGGCATTTTGCCACAGCCGGCCGGCAAAACCCGGATGGCTGCTTCCCCAATAAAATAGAAGAGGTGTTGATCTTGCAGGCTGCTTTGACCGTGAACCCCGCAGATGCAGTGGCAGCCTATGCACTGGGCAATTTTTGGTACGACAAACGGCAGTACGCAGAAGCAGTGCAATGCTGGGAACAATCCGCTGTGGCTAACAATACCTTCCCCACTGTTTACCGCAACCTGTCACTGGCTTATTACAACAAGCTGCACGATAAACAGCAGGCATTGGCTTTGCTGGAAAAGGCGTTTGCCTTCGATACTACCGATGCCCGTGTACTGATGGAGCTGGACCAGTTGTACAAAATCATGGGTTATTCATTGGAGGAGCGGCTGGCATTGCTCGATCAATATCCTCACCTCGTGGAGCAAAGGGATGATCTCTACCTCGAAAAAATAACCCTGCACAACAGCAAAGGCGAATTTGAAAAAGCAAAAGCCTTACTGGCATCACGCCGCTTCCATCCCTGGGAAGGAGGTGAAGGAAAAGTAGTGGGACAGTTTTTATTGTGCCATATCGAGCTGGCCAAGCAGGCCTTGCTGCGGGGAGATTACCGGGAGGCTATCGCACTATTGAGCGCTTTGGAACAATACCCTGAGAACCTGGGAGAAGGAAAACTATACGGCTTCCCCGAAAATGATATTCATTACCTGCTGGGTTGCGCGTATGAAGGATTACAGGACGACGCCAAAGCGGCAGCCTCTTTTAAACAGGCAACGGTGGGCGTTAGTGAGCCGGTACAGGCTATTTATTACAACGATCCCCAGCCTGATAAAATCGTGTACCAGGCACTGGCCTGGAGAAAACTGGGAGAGCCCGCAAAGGCCGATGCCATCTTCAACAAGTTTATCGCTTTTGGCGAACAGCATATCAATGACAGCATCCGTATTGACTACTTTGCTGTTTCCCTCCCGGATATGCTGGTGTTTGATATAGATATTAACCGGCGTAATAAGATACACTGTATATACCTGGTAGCCCTCGGTCACCTCGGATTGGGAAATGAAACAAAAGCGTTGACTTTACTACAGGAAGTACTGACCATGGAGATCAATCACCAGGGAGCAGCCACGCATTTGAAAATGGCCCCGTTCTTTGCCGGTAGTGTAGCGGTGACGGGATAA
- a CDS encoding alpha-amylase family protein: protein MNRTLIFILYSIIVPTIASSQQTQVTGDSLVVRNPYVSVVANLHTGKVHYRFAAGAQFENTTAYVEDVKAGYFMSTAFARHSFTTDPVNDPLGKGICINLVHEEAGKPIRLIQYITIYETQPFLLLTAEASAKEQEGMVETRNISPLTVLPAQEGSIVLPGRGALFTDYPFDNDNWVDVLSRRWPAGNKGIDGISYELASAYDENTRNGFAMGSLVHDFWKTGIRYATGTTVNRIDSLIVYGGAATRDNPALPDSYGGKDGTHDYRAHGTQAGNSVYAPLLYLSASADVRNDLTGFGNTVQQVSGRLTWKKPAPFYWNSFGVEGVLGYEKVMMPADVAKVSDFIHSLDNFNRTTQPVLSIDSYDQGIYSTEVLKSVSRYGKKKGQQMGFYFIPFALWTWKNNISGAKLTNTDHPLSEVILLDDQHHYIPYKDGEWGAFPIDPTHPYTRDYIIGQLKKAKAIDAAFIKIDFLSAGALESARRYNRAIRSGIQAYDYGMKMLKHLVDSIMGPDVFITQAISPMFPHQYAHTRFLSTDVYSHLRNDQPGFPHYGSTAASMISATHFWWTQGSLWPYTNMDVVVMKNFQKNKDLPEQEVKVRLLSMIALGSILGDGSDFRNKEAAERARKYLNNAALCDLFSRPKAYTPLRFPVGNEQSQQLSFYLPGDTTLVAAFNFDRERPFTETFQQAMLKWPNREYSLQDLLTGKEIGKISKGQTSFTLEVAVKDAVIIKLIPRDNQ from the coding sequence TTGAATAGGACTTTAATTTTTATCCTGTATTCCATCATTGTCCCAACAATCGCCAGCTCCCAGCAAACGCAGGTAACCGGCGATAGCCTGGTGGTGCGTAATCCCTATGTAAGTGTTGTGGCCAATCTCCACACCGGTAAGGTCCACTACCGGTTTGCGGCCGGCGCACAATTTGAAAATACGACCGCGTATGTAGAAGATGTAAAAGCAGGTTATTTCATGTCCACTGCTTTTGCCCGGCATAGCTTTACCACCGATCCTGTCAATGACCCGCTGGGGAAAGGTATTTGTATTAACCTGGTACATGAAGAGGCTGGCAAGCCCATTCGGCTAATACAATATATTACCATCTATGAAACACAACCATTCCTGTTATTGACCGCAGAAGCATCGGCAAAAGAGCAGGAAGGGATGGTGGAAACCAGGAATATCTCTCCGCTGACCGTGTTACCGGCGCAGGAAGGCAGTATTGTATTACCGGGCAGGGGCGCCCTCTTTACGGATTACCCGTTTGATAACGACAACTGGGTAGATGTACTATCACGCCGCTGGCCGGCCGGTAATAAAGGCATTGATGGTATCAGTTATGAACTGGCGTCGGCGTATGATGAAAACACCCGCAACGGGTTTGCCATGGGCAGCCTGGTACATGATTTCTGGAAAACCGGGATACGGTATGCAACCGGAACAACGGTCAACAGGATAGATTCGCTTATCGTGTATGGCGGCGCTGCTACCAGGGATAATCCCGCGCTGCCCGACTCGTATGGCGGTAAAGACGGCACGCATGACTACAGGGCGCATGGCACACAAGCAGGCAATTCGGTGTATGCGCCCCTCCTATATTTGTCGGCTTCAGCAGATGTACGGAATGACTTGACAGGATTTGGGAATACGGTGCAGCAAGTATCCGGCCGCCTCACCTGGAAGAAGCCAGCCCCCTTTTACTGGAACAGCTTTGGCGTGGAAGGGGTATTGGGGTATGAAAAAGTGATGATGCCGGCAGATGTGGCAAAGGTCTCCGATTTCATTCATTCGCTGGACAACTTCAATAGAACCACGCAACCTGTTTTAAGCATTGACTCTTACGACCAGGGCATTTACAGTACCGAAGTATTGAAATCGGTAAGCCGCTATGGCAAAAAGAAAGGGCAGCAAATGGGTTTTTATTTCATCCCCTTTGCCTTGTGGACATGGAAGAATAATATCAGTGGAGCAAAGCTGACCAATACCGACCATCCGTTGAGTGAAGTAATACTACTGGATGATCAGCACCATTATATCCCGTATAAAGATGGTGAATGGGGCGCTTTTCCCATTGACCCCACCCATCCTTACACCAGGGATTATATTATCGGACAACTGAAAAAAGCAAAGGCTATCGATGCGGCTTTCATCAAGATAGACTTCTTATCGGCCGGCGCACTTGAATCGGCCAGGCGTTACAATCGGGCTATCCGTTCGGGCATACAGGCGTATGATTACGGCATGAAAATGCTGAAACACCTGGTGGATTCCATCATGGGGCCTGATGTTTTTATTACACAGGCCATATCTCCAATGTTCCCGCACCAGTATGCGCACACCAGGTTCTTGTCTACCGATGTGTATTCGCACCTGCGCAATGACCAGCCGGGATTTCCGCACTATGGCAGCACGGCTGCCTCCATGATCAGCGCCACACATTTCTGGTGGACGCAGGGCAGCCTCTGGCCCTATACCAATATGGATGTGGTGGTCATGAAGAACTTCCAGAAGAACAAAGACCTCCCCGAACAGGAAGTGAAAGTGCGCCTGCTCTCCATGATAGCGCTGGGGAGCATACTGGGCGATGGCAGTGATTTCAGGAATAAGGAAGCGGCAGAAAGGGCCAGGAAGTATTTAAACAATGCAGCCCTATGTGATCTCTTCAGCCGACCGAAAGCTTATACACCACTGCGTTTTCCGGTAGGGAATGAGCAGTCGCAACAGCTAAGCTTTTACCTGCCCGGCGATACCACCCTGGTGGCGGCGTTCAACTTCGACAGGGAGCGGCCGTTCACTGAAACGTTTCAACAGGCCATGCTGAAATGGCCCAACAGGGAATACAGCCTGCAGGACCTGTTAACAGGAAAGGAGATCGGAAAGATCAGCAAAGGGCAGACCTCCTTTACGTTGGAGGTAGCGGTGAAAGATGCTGTAATCATTAAACTCATTCCACGAGATAACCAATAA
- a CDS encoding VOC family protein: MTIQQPFTNCLWFDDQAEEAARFYTSVFPDSSIDYTTRYGAAGYEIHQRPEGSVMTVEFRLSGVKFMGLNGGPYFKINPSISFFVVCETAAETDALWGKLSEGGMVMMALDKYDWSEKYGFVQDRFGVSWQISQGNIKDTNGQRITPSLMYVKEQAGRAEEAVRFYTSVFEGSAIQGILKNGPGENEPEGMVKHAQFNLAGQEFMAMDSTMDHSFSFNDGVSFVVPCKTQSEIDYYWNKLTEDGGQGGPCGWLKDKFGVSWQVEPIQLAQMLKSPDKEKTARVTNAFLKMKKFDLQKLEDAFAGK; this comes from the coding sequence ATGACTATTCAACAACCGTTTACCAATTGTCTCTGGTTTGATGACCAGGCAGAAGAAGCTGCCCGGTTCTATACGTCGGTTTTCCCGGATTCCAGCATTGACTATACCACGCGGTATGGCGCCGCAGGATACGAGATCCATCAACGGCCGGAAGGATCGGTCATGACGGTAGAGTTCCGGTTAAGTGGCGTTAAATTCATGGGATTGAATGGCGGGCCGTATTTCAAGATCAATCCTTCCATCTCTTTTTTCGTGGTTTGTGAAACAGCCGCAGAAACAGATGCGCTCTGGGGAAAGCTTTCAGAAGGTGGTATGGTAATGATGGCGCTGGACAAGTATGACTGGAGTGAAAAATATGGCTTTGTGCAGGACCGTTTCGGTGTTTCCTGGCAAATTTCGCAGGGGAATATAAAAGATACCAACGGTCAAAGGATCACGCCATCCCTGATGTATGTAAAAGAGCAGGCCGGCCGTGCGGAAGAAGCAGTACGTTTCTATACTTCTGTGTTCGAAGGCTCCGCCATCCAGGGCATCCTTAAAAATGGCCCGGGCGAAAATGAACCGGAAGGCATGGTGAAGCATGCGCAGTTTAACCTGGCCGGGCAGGAGTTCATGGCCATGGACAGTACGATGGACCATTCCTTTTCTTTTAATGATGGGGTATCCTTCGTTGTTCCCTGCAAGACCCAGTCGGAAATTGATTATTACTGGAATAAACTAACCGAAGACGGCGGCCAGGGTGGTCCCTGCGGATGGCTGAAAGACAAGTTTGGCGTATCCTGGCAGGTAGAGCCCATACAGTTGGCGCAAATGCTGAAAAGCCCCGACAAGGAGAAAACGGCACGGGTGACCAATGCCTTCCTGAAAATGAAAAAGTTTGATCTGCAAAAGCTGGAAGACGCTTTTGCAGGTAAATAA
- a CDS encoding aldose epimerase family protein yields the protein MQIVRSAGLKATVSSHTDKAHETIQYIVLNNGHITVELTNIGCAITAIRTPDRNNIKKNIVAGFNNPELYKINKDYLGCVVGRYANRISHGTFVLEGKRYQLSINNAPNHLHGGWQGFSHRLWKLEALIEQEEVCGAVFSYYSPDGEEGYPGNLSVQVKYILDSNNRLSIFYKAATDKSTPVNLTNHSYFNLTGFEQPTVLDHYLQVHGDHYLEKSASNTAAGTMAAVSGTALDFTRPKRIGQDIAGSAADKGYDHSFVLNHHAPGRLAKAAVLSEETTGRVLTVYTDKPAIQVYTANYWDGTVGGEQGCPYLQYGGVALETQLYPDSVNQPHFPDTILRPGEEYASTTVFEFGVAASK from the coding sequence ATGCAAATTGTAAGATCAGCAGGGTTGAAGGCAACCGTATCGTCGCATACAGACAAGGCCCATGAAACCATCCAATACATCGTGTTAAACAATGGCCACATTACTGTGGAACTGACCAATATCGGCTGTGCCATTACCGCTATCCGGACACCTGATAGGAACAATATAAAAAAGAACATCGTAGCAGGTTTTAACAACCCGGAACTGTACAAAATAAATAAGGATTACCTGGGTTGTGTGGTAGGCCGCTATGCCAACCGCATCAGCCATGGAACATTTGTGCTGGAAGGAAAGCGTTACCAGCTTAGCATCAACAATGCGCCCAATCACCTGCACGGCGGCTGGCAGGGGTTTAGCCACCGGTTATGGAAGCTGGAAGCGCTCATTGAACAGGAAGAGGTATGCGGTGCTGTGTTTTCTTACTACAGTCCTGATGGAGAGGAAGGATATCCGGGCAACCTGTCTGTGCAGGTAAAATATATATTGGACAGCAACAACAGGCTAAGCATTTTTTATAAAGCGGCTACTGATAAAAGCACGCCTGTAAACCTTACCAATCACAGCTATTTTAATCTTACCGGTTTTGAACAGCCGACAGTACTGGACCATTACCTGCAGGTGCATGGAGACCATTACCTGGAGAAGTCGGCCAGCAATACGGCTGCCGGTACAATGGCAGCGGTATCGGGTACTGCTTTGGATTTTACGAGGCCTAAGCGGATTGGCCAGGATATTGCCGGCTCTGCAGCAGATAAAGGATACGACCATAGTTTTGTATTGAACCACCATGCACCCGGGCGCCTCGCCAAAGCAGCGGTGCTGAGTGAGGAAACAACAGGGCGTGTGCTCACGGTATATACCGATAAGCCGGCCATCCAGGTATATACGGCCAACTATTGGGATGGAACGGTCGGCGGCGAGCAGGGATGCCCGTATCTGCAATACGGAGGCGTGGCGCTGGAAACACAGCTTTACCCCGATAGTGTTAATCAGCCACATTTTCCGGATACCATCCTGCGTCCGGGCGAAGAATATGCTTCCACTACGGTGTTTGAATTTGGCGTGGCAGCAAGCAAATAA